From the genome of Labrus bergylta chromosome 4, fLabBer1.1, whole genome shotgun sequence, one region includes:
- the LOC109997523 gene encoding ETS domain-containing transcription factor ERF-like: MQCSCSSSVGHLSSPYWSRTVLFPDWAYKPAWSPGSRQVQLWHFLLELLGRGEGGAIGWGGEWGEFVIRDPERLARLWGERKGKPHMNYDKLSRALRYYYNKRILHKTKGKRFTYKFNFNKLILVNYPGHPPPPPPPPSSHQLVQSGPLPFPLLPSESGLPLCGGAASVMDRAILPVPHPFLFPCCLPKPISTPHALHGHYPFISAPAHSGSDPRELKESGLPPLTSLGANVWPHRSPGRWDHLNHFSRSLFVGMRQTESEGEGRRGGSNTLMGERE; encoded by the exons ATGCAGTGCAGCTGCAGCTCCTCAGTGGGACACCTTTCATCACCTTACTGGAGCAGAA CAGTGCTTTTCCCTGATTGGGCGTACAAACCGGCGTGGTCGCCAGGCTCCAGGCAGGTGCAGCTGTGGCACTtcctgctggagctgctggggCGTGGCGAGGGTGGGGCCATCGGCTGGGGAGGAGAGTGGGGCGAATTCGTCATCCGTGATCCAGAGAGGCTCGCCAGGCTGTGGGGGGAGAGGAAGGGCAAACCACACATGAACTACGACAAGCTTAGCCGGGCGCTCAG ATATTACTACAACAAACGCATCCTGCACAAGACCAAAGGGAAAAGATTCACCTACAAGTTCAACTTCAACAAACTCATCCTGGTCAACTATCCAGGACacccaccacctcctcctccacctccatccAGTCATCAG CTGGTACAGAGCGGCCCTCTtcccttccctctcctcccctctgagAGTGGTCTTCCTCTGTGTGGAGGAGCGGCCTCAGTGATGGACAGAG CAATCCTCCCTGTGCCTCACCCCTTCCTGTTCCCTTGCTGCCTCCCAAAGCCCATCTCCACACCTCACGCTCTCCACGGCCACTACCCCTTCATCTCTGCTCCTGCACATTCAGGGTCCGACCCGAGGGAGCTGAAGGAGTCAGGTCTGCCGCCTCTGACCTCGCTCGGCGCTAACGTCTGGCCCCACCGGAGCCCTGGACGCTGGGATCATCTGAACCACTTCAGTCGAAGCCTGTTTGTTGGAATgaggcagacagagagtgaaggagaggggaggagaggggggagtaACACACTGATGGGGGAGAGGGAGTGA